A window of Daphnia pulicaria isolate SC F1-1A chromosome 10, SC_F0-13Bv2, whole genome shotgun sequence contains these coding sequences:
- the LOC124313978 gene encoding inactive tyrosine-protein kinase transmembrane receptor ROR1-like isoform X2, translating into MRISTSYFAVFFVAIAFRWCCFATVFGGVPIFDENVWAHGLVPGHSDSSAGGAPAVEDYDYDGSYDYDGNPKTSASANSTRSTSSRPLASSSTTEAPPDKPGTLRMLKSLSNTTRESGESVKLRCEVSGDPPPNRFRWYKNEAPVLEEKGRVVVRKYRTGSSIHGSRLRISDVDTHDTGYYKCEASNGKERVESTGIVIVRMGTPVGQSGPVPSSPNFQQPSFPSFGGVPVSLPGLPKDFVPKDPKLLLPKDFQPNKEFHPKIGHEDEDEDDDHGDGDEGDDDVDHPNSFPSMPGSLPRTNVGHGQGPLEGFCQVYRGATCSKFLANRTIFVQSSLTQGIVEEKLAAAFTVIAHSGDLSQSCAEFAVPSLCFAAFPLCDDQGGKPVPRQLCRDECEVLENDICRMEYAVAKQHPLIGEQVMLPDCEKLPPIGSKGSETCFRIGIPHMAQIVEEQSCYNEDGRDYRGIASRTTSKQDCLPWNRQAAVKSADHSELIGGHNYCRNPGGVEVQPWCFVAGVEGPNSRPRREFCSLPKCSMGYDINWLYIIIPAAAVGLLVIVILVVCCVRRSKCKAKNSSVMIKGPYSCGAPIPNGAGSNMARLAGVGGQSNQQMEMNALLPPSSNSMVSTLQGQSTPSRIHVPEISLHAVRFQHDLGEGAFGKVYKGELMHSEAGSSHRGYANDHLISPGGVMPIAIKTLKANASVKTQQDFRREVELMSELRHPNIVCLLGVVTRDQPQCMLFEYMAQGDLHEFLVAHSPAGDGSVSGIGAGSDDGTASTLEQSDFLYIAIQIAAGMEYLASHHYVHRDLAARNCLISDNLIVKISDFGLSRDIYSSDYYRVQGKSMLPVRWMPPEAILYGKFTIESDVWSFGVVLWEIYSFALQPYYGYNNQDVIDMVRSRQLLSCPSECPSRIYSLMIECWSEVPLRRPTFTEVHNRLRSWEGLASVGAPSSSIGGPPPIPATLPPTNGAMLTSRSHSGSHSGSQHSSTGPSNNTGSTNLSGASVHPIISGGNFYHQPGAPYSRGPVMSPVPSVGGNSASSTYGGTSSVTSSLGCHPAHQPQHQQQQYPVCYAQSIVPGFHSANGIRPSGPPSVILHGSSNGNNGWVGRFNTSNAAYSGSSDGGKICNL; encoded by the exons tgTGGGCGCACGGTTTAGTGCCGGGCCATTCGGATTCGTCGGCCGGGGGAGCGCCGGCTGTCGAGGATTACGACTACGACGGCAGCTACGATTACGACGGCAATCCCAAGACGAGCGCCTCCGCCAACTCGACAAG GAGCACTAGTTCCAGACCGCTGGCCAGCAGCTCGACGACAGAGGCGCCACCCGACAAACCAG GCACTCTCCGGATGTTGAAATCATTGAGCAACACGACTCGCGAGAGTGGTGAAAGTGTCAAACTGCGGTGCGAGGTGTCGGGCGACCCGCCACCAAACCGCTTCCGCTGGTACAAAAACGAAGCGCCCGTCCTGGAGGAGAAAGGCCGGGTGGTCGTCCGAAAGTATCGCACCGGATCGTCCATCCACGGCAGCAGACTGCGCATCTCTGACGTCGACACCCACGACACTGGCTACTACAAATGCGAAGCCTCCAACGGCAAAGAACGCGTCGAGTCCACCGGCATCGTCATCGTCCGTATGG GCACGCCAGTGGGTCAATCGGGTCCAGTACCATCTTCACCCAACTTTCAGCAGCCATCCTTCCCGTCTTTCGGGGGAGTTCCCGTCAG tTTGCCCGGACTGCCCAAGGATTTCGTGCCCAAAGATCCCAAACTCCTACTTCCCAAAGATTTCCAGCCGAACAAAGAGTTTCATCCGAAAATCGGCCACGAAGATGAAGACGAAGATGACGACCATGGCGACGGTGACGAAGGCGACGACGATGTTGATCACCCCAATTCGTTTCCGTCGATGCCAGGCTCCTTGCCACGCACCAACGTTGGACACG GACAAGGTCCGCTAGAAGGATTCTGTCAAGTGTACCGCGGAGCAACGTGTTCCAAGTTTCTAGCCAATCGCACCATTTTCGTCCAGTCGTCTCTGACGCAAGGCATCGTCGAGGAAAAATTAGCGGCCGCTTTCACCGTTATCGCACATTCTGG GGATCTGTCGCAAAGTTGTGCTGAATTCGCCGTGCCGTCGCTCTGCTTCGCCGCCTTTCCGCTCTGCGACGACCAGGGGGGTAAACCCGTGCCCCGTCAGCTCTGCCGTGATGAGTGCGAGGTATTGGAAAACGACATCTGCCGGATGGAATATGCCGTCGCCAAGCAACATCCGCTTATCGGAGAACAG GTCATGCTTCCTGATTGTGAAAAGCTGCCGCCAATAGGGTCCAAGGGCAGTGAGACGTGTTTCCGTATTGGAATTCCTCACATGGCTCAAATTGTGGAAG AACAAAGCTGTTACAATGAAGATGGCCGTGATTACCGCGGAATTGCGAGCCGCACGACCAGTAAGCAAGACTGCCTGCCATGGAACCGCCAAGCGGCTGTGAAATCTGCCGACCATTCTGAGCTAATCGGTGGCCACAATTATTGCCGTAATCCGGGTGGTGTCGAGGTCCAACCTTGGTGTTTCGTTGCCGGAGTGGAAGGACCAAACTCTCGTCCACGCAGAGAATTTTGTTCTTTGCCCAAATGCT CTATGGGTTACGATATCAACTGGCTGTACATAATTATTCCTGCCGCCGCCGTCGGATTACTTGTGATTGTCATTCTCGTCGTCTGCTGCGTCCGCCGATCGAAATGCAAAGCCAAAAACTCATCGGTAATGATCAAGGGACCGTACAGCTGTGGCGCTCCCATACCCAATGGGGCCGGATCCAACATGGCCCGTTTGGCTGGCGTTGGCGGCCAGTCTAATCAGCAAATGGAGATGAATGCCCTTTTGCCACCAAGTAGCAATAGCATGGTTTCGACTTTGCAAGGACAGTCGACACCCAGCCGCATTCATGTCCCGGAGATCTCTTTACACGCTGTGCGGTTCCAGCACGATCTCGGAGAAGGAGCTTTTGGCaaa GTGTACAAGGGAGAGCTAATGCACAGCGAGGCGGGATCGTCCCATCGAGGCTACGCCAACGATCATCTGATAAGTCCCGGTGGTGTGATGCCCATTGCCATCAAGACGCTGAAAGCAAACGCTTCGGTGAAAACCCAGCAAGATTTTCGCCGTGAAGTGGAGCTCATGTCTGAATTGCGTCATCCCAATATC GTATGTCTATTAGGAGTCGTCACACGGGATCAACCGCAATGCATGCTGTTTGAATACATGGCGCAG GGAGATCTCCATGAATTTTTGGTAGCTCACTCACCGGCTGGCGATGGTTCGGTCTCCGGAATTGGTGCTGGAAGTGACGATGGAACAGCGAGTACGCTGGAACAATCGGATTTCCTATACATTGCGAttcagatcgctgccg GAATGGAGTATCTAGCTAGCCATCACTACGTCCATCGTGACTTGGCAGCAAGAAACTGTTTGATTAGTGACAACCTGATTGTGAAAATATCCGATTTTGGTCTGTCTCGAGACATTTACTCGTCTGATTACTACCGTGTCCAGGGCAAATCAATGTTGCCTGTTCGTTGGATGCCACCAGAAGCTATTCTATACGGAAAATTCACAATTGAATCAGATGTTTGGAGCTTCGGCGTTGTCCTCTGGGAAATCTACAGTTTTGCATTACAG CCGTATTATGGATACAATAACCAAGATGTCATCGACATGGTGCGTTCTAGACAGCTACTCTCTTGCCCATCAGAATGCCCGTCACGAATTTATTCCTTGATGATCGAGTGCTGGTCTGAAGTTCCTCTGAGGAGGCCCACATTCACAGAAGTTCACAACAGATTGCGTTCGTGGGAAGGACTGGCATCAGTTGGAGCTCCCAGCAGTTCCATTGGAGGACCACCACCAATCCCGGCTACTTTACCTCCCACCAATGGAGCTATGCTCACAAGCAGGAGTCATTCAG GAAGCCACAGCGGATCACAGCATTCAAGTACTGGTCCGAGCAACAATACGGGATCAACAAATTTAAGTGGAGCTTCAGTTCATCCAATCATAAGTGGTGGAAACTTTTATCACCAG CCGGGAGCGCCTTACTCCCGAGGTCCCGTTATGAGTCCCGTGCCAAGCGTTGGAGGGAATAGCGCCAGTTCTACGTACGGCGGCACATCTAGTGTCACATCCAGCCTCGGATGTCATCCAGCGCACCAaccacaacatcaacaacaacaatatccAGTATGCTACGCTCAGAGCATCGTACCGGGTTTTCACTCAGCGAATGGCATCCGACCAAGTGGACCACCTTCTGTCATACTTCACGGTTCCAGTAATGGCAATAACGGATGGGTGGGTCGTTTCAATACGTCCAATGCTGCTTACAGCGGAAGCTCTGATGGCGGGAAAATCTGTAATCTCTAA
- the LOC124313978 gene encoding inactive tyrosine-protein kinase transmembrane receptor ROR1-like isoform X1, with translation MEHRGSLITGYTAVVVLLFASGIAAQGVASAVASASTSASAVSAVAASPSSDTESVWAHGLVPGHSDSSAGGAPAVEDYDYDGSYDYDGNPKTSASANSTRSTSSRPLASSSTTEAPPDKPGTLRMLKSLSNTTRESGESVKLRCEVSGDPPPNRFRWYKNEAPVLEEKGRVVVRKYRTGSSIHGSRLRISDVDTHDTGYYKCEASNGKERVESTGIVIVRMGTPVGQSGPVPSSPNFQQPSFPSFGGVPVSLPGLPKDFVPKDPKLLLPKDFQPNKEFHPKIGHEDEDEDDDHGDGDEGDDDVDHPNSFPSMPGSLPRTNVGHGQGPLEGFCQVYRGATCSKFLANRTIFVQSSLTQGIVEEKLAAAFTVIAHSGDLSQSCAEFAVPSLCFAAFPLCDDQGGKPVPRQLCRDECEVLENDICRMEYAVAKQHPLIGEQVMLPDCEKLPPIGSKGSETCFRIGIPHMAQIVEEQSCYNEDGRDYRGIASRTTSKQDCLPWNRQAAVKSADHSELIGGHNYCRNPGGVEVQPWCFVAGVEGPNSRPRREFCSLPKCSMGYDINWLYIIIPAAAVGLLVIVILVVCCVRRSKCKAKNSSVMIKGPYSCGAPIPNGAGSNMARLAGVGGQSNQQMEMNALLPPSSNSMVSTLQGQSTPSRIHVPEISLHAVRFQHDLGEGAFGKVYKGELMHSEAGSSHRGYANDHLISPGGVMPIAIKTLKANASVKTQQDFRREVELMSELRHPNIVCLLGVVTRDQPQCMLFEYMAQGDLHEFLVAHSPAGDGSVSGIGAGSDDGTASTLEQSDFLYIAIQIAAGMEYLASHHYVHRDLAARNCLISDNLIVKISDFGLSRDIYSSDYYRVQGKSMLPVRWMPPEAILYGKFTIESDVWSFGVVLWEIYSFALQPYYGYNNQDVIDMVRSRQLLSCPSECPSRIYSLMIECWSEVPLRRPTFTEVHNRLRSWEGLASVGAPSSSIGGPPPIPATLPPTNGAMLTSRSHSGSHSGSQHSSTGPSNNTGSTNLSGASVHPIISGGNFYHQPGAPYSRGPVMSPVPSVGGNSASSTYGGTSSVTSSLGCHPAHQPQHQQQQYPVCYAQSIVPGFHSANGIRPSGPPSVILHGSSNGNNGWVGRFNTSNAAYSGSSDGGKICNL, from the exons tgTGGGCGCACGGTTTAGTGCCGGGCCATTCGGATTCGTCGGCCGGGGGAGCGCCGGCTGTCGAGGATTACGACTACGACGGCAGCTACGATTACGACGGCAATCCCAAGACGAGCGCCTCCGCCAACTCGACAAG GAGCACTAGTTCCAGACCGCTGGCCAGCAGCTCGACGACAGAGGCGCCACCCGACAAACCAG GCACTCTCCGGATGTTGAAATCATTGAGCAACACGACTCGCGAGAGTGGTGAAAGTGTCAAACTGCGGTGCGAGGTGTCGGGCGACCCGCCACCAAACCGCTTCCGCTGGTACAAAAACGAAGCGCCCGTCCTGGAGGAGAAAGGCCGGGTGGTCGTCCGAAAGTATCGCACCGGATCGTCCATCCACGGCAGCAGACTGCGCATCTCTGACGTCGACACCCACGACACTGGCTACTACAAATGCGAAGCCTCCAACGGCAAAGAACGCGTCGAGTCCACCGGCATCGTCATCGTCCGTATGG GCACGCCAGTGGGTCAATCGGGTCCAGTACCATCTTCACCCAACTTTCAGCAGCCATCCTTCCCGTCTTTCGGGGGAGTTCCCGTCAG tTTGCCCGGACTGCCCAAGGATTTCGTGCCCAAAGATCCCAAACTCCTACTTCCCAAAGATTTCCAGCCGAACAAAGAGTTTCATCCGAAAATCGGCCACGAAGATGAAGACGAAGATGACGACCATGGCGACGGTGACGAAGGCGACGACGATGTTGATCACCCCAATTCGTTTCCGTCGATGCCAGGCTCCTTGCCACGCACCAACGTTGGACACG GACAAGGTCCGCTAGAAGGATTCTGTCAAGTGTACCGCGGAGCAACGTGTTCCAAGTTTCTAGCCAATCGCACCATTTTCGTCCAGTCGTCTCTGACGCAAGGCATCGTCGAGGAAAAATTAGCGGCCGCTTTCACCGTTATCGCACATTCTGG GGATCTGTCGCAAAGTTGTGCTGAATTCGCCGTGCCGTCGCTCTGCTTCGCCGCCTTTCCGCTCTGCGACGACCAGGGGGGTAAACCCGTGCCCCGTCAGCTCTGCCGTGATGAGTGCGAGGTATTGGAAAACGACATCTGCCGGATGGAATATGCCGTCGCCAAGCAACATCCGCTTATCGGAGAACAG GTCATGCTTCCTGATTGTGAAAAGCTGCCGCCAATAGGGTCCAAGGGCAGTGAGACGTGTTTCCGTATTGGAATTCCTCACATGGCTCAAATTGTGGAAG AACAAAGCTGTTACAATGAAGATGGCCGTGATTACCGCGGAATTGCGAGCCGCACGACCAGTAAGCAAGACTGCCTGCCATGGAACCGCCAAGCGGCTGTGAAATCTGCCGACCATTCTGAGCTAATCGGTGGCCACAATTATTGCCGTAATCCGGGTGGTGTCGAGGTCCAACCTTGGTGTTTCGTTGCCGGAGTGGAAGGACCAAACTCTCGTCCACGCAGAGAATTTTGTTCTTTGCCCAAATGCT CTATGGGTTACGATATCAACTGGCTGTACATAATTATTCCTGCCGCCGCCGTCGGATTACTTGTGATTGTCATTCTCGTCGTCTGCTGCGTCCGCCGATCGAAATGCAAAGCCAAAAACTCATCGGTAATGATCAAGGGACCGTACAGCTGTGGCGCTCCCATACCCAATGGGGCCGGATCCAACATGGCCCGTTTGGCTGGCGTTGGCGGCCAGTCTAATCAGCAAATGGAGATGAATGCCCTTTTGCCACCAAGTAGCAATAGCATGGTTTCGACTTTGCAAGGACAGTCGACACCCAGCCGCATTCATGTCCCGGAGATCTCTTTACACGCTGTGCGGTTCCAGCACGATCTCGGAGAAGGAGCTTTTGGCaaa GTGTACAAGGGAGAGCTAATGCACAGCGAGGCGGGATCGTCCCATCGAGGCTACGCCAACGATCATCTGATAAGTCCCGGTGGTGTGATGCCCATTGCCATCAAGACGCTGAAAGCAAACGCTTCGGTGAAAACCCAGCAAGATTTTCGCCGTGAAGTGGAGCTCATGTCTGAATTGCGTCATCCCAATATC GTATGTCTATTAGGAGTCGTCACACGGGATCAACCGCAATGCATGCTGTTTGAATACATGGCGCAG GGAGATCTCCATGAATTTTTGGTAGCTCACTCACCGGCTGGCGATGGTTCGGTCTCCGGAATTGGTGCTGGAAGTGACGATGGAACAGCGAGTACGCTGGAACAATCGGATTTCCTATACATTGCGAttcagatcgctgccg GAATGGAGTATCTAGCTAGCCATCACTACGTCCATCGTGACTTGGCAGCAAGAAACTGTTTGATTAGTGACAACCTGATTGTGAAAATATCCGATTTTGGTCTGTCTCGAGACATTTACTCGTCTGATTACTACCGTGTCCAGGGCAAATCAATGTTGCCTGTTCGTTGGATGCCACCAGAAGCTATTCTATACGGAAAATTCACAATTGAATCAGATGTTTGGAGCTTCGGCGTTGTCCTCTGGGAAATCTACAGTTTTGCATTACAG CCGTATTATGGATACAATAACCAAGATGTCATCGACATGGTGCGTTCTAGACAGCTACTCTCTTGCCCATCAGAATGCCCGTCACGAATTTATTCCTTGATGATCGAGTGCTGGTCTGAAGTTCCTCTGAGGAGGCCCACATTCACAGAAGTTCACAACAGATTGCGTTCGTGGGAAGGACTGGCATCAGTTGGAGCTCCCAGCAGTTCCATTGGAGGACCACCACCAATCCCGGCTACTTTACCTCCCACCAATGGAGCTATGCTCACAAGCAGGAGTCATTCAG GAAGCCACAGCGGATCACAGCATTCAAGTACTGGTCCGAGCAACAATACGGGATCAACAAATTTAAGTGGAGCTTCAGTTCATCCAATCATAAGTGGTGGAAACTTTTATCACCAG CCGGGAGCGCCTTACTCCCGAGGTCCCGTTATGAGTCCCGTGCCAAGCGTTGGAGGGAATAGCGCCAGTTCTACGTACGGCGGCACATCTAGTGTCACATCCAGCCTCGGATGTCATCCAGCGCACCAaccacaacatcaacaacaacaatatccAGTATGCTACGCTCAGAGCATCGTACCGGGTTTTCACTCAGCGAATGGCATCCGACCAAGTGGACCACCTTCTGTCATACTTCACGGTTCCAGTAATGGCAATAACGGATGGGTGGGTCGTTTCAATACGTCCAATGCTGCTTACAGCGGAAGCTCTGATGGCGGGAAAATCTGTAATCTCTAA